A portion of the Streptococcus urinalis 2285-97 genome contains these proteins:
- a CDS encoding LysM peptidoglycan-binding domain-containing protein: MGKHLVICGHGQGRTAYDPGAMNSKRGITEAGKVRELVKLMSKYSGKSIDYITDQNVYDYRSIGSLGKGYDSITELHFNAFNGTARGTEVLIQSSLTADKEDLAILSVLSRHFQNRGIKKVDWLYNANEAKNRGYSYRLVEIAFIDNEEDMTIFENKKEELAKALVSAITQEEVKTVVSATPSKQGGQPHSSTSPVYHVGDSVRVLGHATHYQTGQAMASWVKGRTYKILQVKGVTQSQSKRAYLLEGITSWVLEQDVEGTSLGHSEQTYTAQKGDSYWKISRKFGTTVDSLLALNGLKKTDVLKIGQTLKVHKATSSIKAVGTSLAQRAVASALSKVGQKVTVPTNPYGGQCVSLVDKIVQELTDKDMAYTNAIDCLTKAKANGFTVIKDAWGVNPKAGDFYVIKTDSHPYGHIGICITDSDGTSIDGVEQNVDGYTDHNKNGINDQLEIGGGGITRRVKRVWMADGSLYDATGTVKLGKVIGWFRLG, encoded by the coding sequence ATGGGAAAACATCTAGTGATTTGTGGTCATGGGCAAGGACGAACTGCCTATGATCCAGGAGCAATGAATAGCAAACGAGGCATTACAGAAGCTGGTAAAGTTCGTGAGTTAGTCAAACTCATGTCCAAGTACAGTGGAAAAAGCATTGACTACATCACTGATCAAAATGTTTATGATTATCGCAGTATTGGTAGCTTAGGTAAGGGTTATGACTCGATTACCGAACTTCACTTCAATGCTTTCAATGGTACAGCAAGAGGGACAGAAGTTCTTATTCAATCCTCCTTGACGGCAGATAAGGAGGATTTGGCTATTTTGTCAGTCCTGAGCCGTCACTTCCAAAACCGTGGGATTAAGAAGGTGGATTGGCTTTATAATGCCAATGAAGCTAAGAACCGTGGATATTCCTACCGCTTGGTGGAGATTGCCTTTATCGATAACGAAGAAGACATGACCATCTTTGAGAATAAGAAGGAAGAACTGGCTAAAGCTCTCGTATCTGCCATTACCCAAGAGGAGGTGAAGACAGTTGTTTCTGCCACCCCCAGTAAGCAAGGAGGACAGCCCCATTCTTCTACCAGCCCTGTTTATCACGTTGGGGATAGTGTTCGTGTGCTTGGTCATGCGACTCATTACCAAACGGGTCAAGCGATGGCGAGTTGGGTCAAGGGTCGCACCTACAAAATCCTCCAAGTCAAAGGAGTAACGCAGTCTCAGAGTAAGAGAGCTTACCTGCTTGAAGGGATTACCTCTTGGGTGTTGGAGCAAGATGTGGAGGGAACAAGCCTTGGACATTCTGAACAGACCTACACGGCTCAAAAAGGGGATAGTTATTGGAAGATTTCTCGGAAATTTGGGACAACCGTTGATAGTCTTCTAGCCTTAAATGGCTTGAAGAAAACGGATGTTTTAAAGATTGGGCAGACCTTGAAAGTCCATAAGGCAACCAGTTCCATCAAGGCAGTGGGGACAAGCCTTGCTCAACGTGCAGTTGCATCTGCCCTGTCTAAGGTAGGGCAAAAGGTGACTGTTCCTACCAACCCTTATGGCGGACAATGCGTCAGTCTGGTGGATAAGATTGTACAGGAGTTGACCGATAAGGATATGGCTTACACCAATGCCATTGACTGCTTAACCAAGGCAAAAGCCAATGGCTTTACAGTCATCAAGGATGCTTGGGGAGTAAATCCTAAAGCTGGCGATTTCTATGTCATTAAGACAGACAGTCACCCTTATGGCCACATTGGCATTTGTATTACCGACTCAGATGGTACAAGCATTGATGGTGTGGAACAGAATGTCGATGGTTATACTGACCACAACAAGAATGGTATCAATGACCAATTGGAAATTGGTGGAGGCGGTATTACTCGCCGAGTAAAACGTGTCTGGATGGCAGATGGCTCACTCTATGATGCGACTGGCACGGTCAAACTTGGAAAAGTCATCGGTTGGTTCAGATTAGGATAA
- a CDS encoding phage holin family protein, which produces MKELLATNKVLFSAIGGLIGSIFGEVDGVLYALFIFLIIDYVTGVFAAIVEKNLSSGLGFKGIFKKIAILFLVSVGHLIDTEIIKQGGAIRTMVIFFYLSNEGLSILENAVRIGLPIPEKLRAILKQFNEKEGD; this is translated from the coding sequence ATGAAAGAATTACTGGCAACAAATAAGGTTCTCTTTTCAGCAATCGGAGGACTTATCGGTTCGATTTTTGGAGAAGTGGATGGGGTCTTATATGCCCTTTTTATTTTTCTCATCATTGATTATGTGACTGGAGTCTTTGCGGCAATCGTCGAGAAGAATTTATCAAGCGGTCTTGGTTTCAAAGGCATCTTTAAAAAGATTGCCATTCTCTTTTTGGTATCCGTGGGACACCTCATTGATACTGAAATCATTAAGCAGGGTGGAGCGATTCGCACCATGGTTATTTTCTTTTACTTGAGCAATGAAGGTTTGAGTATTTTGGAAAATGCGGTGCGGATTGGCTTGCCTATCCCTGAGAAACTACGAGCCATCTTAAAACAATTCAACGAAAAAGAAGGAGACTGA
- a CDS encoding DUF859 family phage minor structural protein, with translation MADYGSNNDRGYTLLLRVEETGTSTADNTSTVRVQLWLKNGYTTFGMYDCRASVSINGQTLSWSGRPDMYTAHSSLHLIDKTITVPHDSNGSKTISFSATFSGSGGWSPGTLNTGSQTLRLSDIPRSSSATVSGNMMGQAVTITIKRASSDFTHNMTWHFGSLSGTIGSGIATSVTWTPSISQLATQIPNSTSGNGHLTLATIYGGKTIGSMTIPITLNLPTSVVPTLGSISVSESHATAKTILTGTSFAQLVSNPKVTFNQGAGIYGSTIPSTGYRAEVFKFENNQWVQLPNVVTSHNGLLGGINWIGRAKVSAYVTDSRGRQSARKEVEITLLEYFKPIFSFSAVRAGSSMNQVTVTRKLKIAPLTINSVQKNKATLTWEVVDLTSGQKVTNAGGAANWTSTTEHTKTDFQAILGGAYDTTKSYTIIGTLADLFYSTTFEFTIGPEKVVYGLSPSGMGIGKAWTRGVLDVDGSLPAYFDGEIYMKNKKLLDIFYPVGVIYESTSSTSPATIMGGTWERFGNGRVLVGVSENESEFNSVNKSGGSKAHTLTIDEMPSHSHAQYVTANNGSGAIRRDHSSDGSSSLYPQGNNTGNTGGGKPHNNLQPYVTVYRWRRTA, from the coding sequence ATGGCAGATTATGGTTCAAATAATGATAGGGGCTATACCCTACTTTTGCGAGTGGAAGAAACAGGCACTTCGACCGCTGACAATACATCTACTGTCCGAGTCCAACTCTGGCTAAAGAATGGTTATACGACCTTTGGGATGTATGACTGTAGGGCGAGTGTGTCCATCAATGGGCAGACACTTTCTTGGTCAGGGCGACCCGATATGTACACGGCTCATAGTTCCCTCCACTTGATTGATAAGACCATTACTGTACCGCATGATTCCAATGGCTCCAAAACCATCAGTTTTTCAGCGACTTTTTCAGGCTCTGGGGGTTGGTCGCCTGGCACCTTAAATACGGGGTCACAAACGCTACGCTTAAGTGATATCCCACGGTCATCTAGTGCCACGGTGTCAGGCAATATGATGGGACAAGCCGTAACTATTACGATTAAACGTGCCAGTAGTGATTTTACCCATAACATGACCTGGCATTTTGGGAGTCTAAGCGGCACGATTGGATCAGGCATTGCGACCTCTGTAACTTGGACGCCTTCGATTTCTCAATTAGCAACTCAAATACCAAATAGCACCTCAGGTAATGGGCATTTAACGCTAGCCACTATCTATGGTGGAAAGACGATAGGCTCAATGACAATTCCCATTACCCTCAACCTACCGACGTCTGTTGTTCCAACTTTGGGCAGTATTTCTGTTTCAGAATCACATGCCACTGCAAAAACGATTTTAACTGGCACAAGTTTTGCCCAGTTGGTGTCTAATCCTAAAGTGACCTTCAATCAAGGAGCAGGTATTTACGGTTCGACCATTCCTTCGACGGGTTATCGTGCAGAGGTCTTTAAATTTGAGAATAATCAGTGGGTTCAACTGCCTAATGTGGTAACGAGTCATAACGGTCTTTTGGGAGGTATCAACTGGATTGGTCGCGCTAAGGTCTCTGCCTATGTGACCGATTCGAGAGGGCGACAAAGTGCTCGAAAAGAAGTAGAGATAACCCTATTAGAGTATTTCAAACCTATCTTTTCATTCTCAGCGGTTCGTGCTGGTTCTAGTATGAATCAGGTGACGGTGACACGAAAGCTTAAGATTGCCCCTTTAACCATCAATAGTGTCCAAAAGAACAAGGCAACCTTGACATGGGAAGTGGTTGATTTGACAAGTGGCCAGAAGGTCACAAACGCTGGTGGTGCTGCCAACTGGACGTCGACAACGGAACACACAAAAACAGATTTCCAAGCTATTTTAGGTGGCGCCTATGATACCACGAAATCCTACACCATTATTGGAACGCTCGCAGACCTCTTTTACTCCACGACCTTTGAATTTACTATTGGTCCAGAAAAGGTTGTCTACGGCTTAAGTCCATCAGGTATGGGGATAGGCAAAGCATGGACAAGAGGAGTGCTAGATGTGGATGGGAGTTTACCTGCTTATTTTGATGGTGAGATTTATATGAAGAATAAGAAACTTCTTGATATCTTTTACCCAGTGGGCGTCATTTACGAGTCCACGTCAAGTACCAGTCCAGCCACCATTATGGGTGGGACTTGGGAACGATTTGGCAATGGTCGGGTCTTAGTTGGTGTATCTGAGAATGAAAGTGAGTTTAATAGCGTTAATAAGTCAGGGGGTAGTAAGGCACATACCTTGACCATTGATGAGATGCCGTCTCACTCACACGCTCAGTATGTGACAGCTAACAACGGCTCAGGAGCAATTCGTCGTGACCATTCTTCAGATGGTAGCTCTAGCCTTTACCCTCAAGGGAATAACACAGGAAATACTGGTGGCGGAAAGCCACACAATAACTTACAACCTTACGTCACGGTTTACCGTTGGCGTAGGACAGCATAA
- a CDS encoding phage tail spike protein has translation MLYLLDGQTKTPKWNGQPLFETVSATVEEELNGTFQLRLTYPITDSGVHETLRADELILCPTPDLGKQLFRVKQVNIQDDMIELECYHISDDVMKRQIKPFFATNTTCQSALMRLVEACPSDLGLFSFDSDVTERHTYVSDEDLTLYQALMDGKHSILGTWEGELVRANFQLTIKKHRGNDKEVILTSHHNLKAFEDKDNSEKVITRIYATSTFQAEGSDEDTVLSVVVESPLITQYPYVHEARYENNTLQTEEELRQWAMAKFTHEHIDSISRQLTVEAYQLDGQEVHLGDTVTLKSQKHKVDVKKKAVSYTFDALEEVYLSVTFDDEVSFTSSGSSGTHSLASAAKTILDVNQSVTEHRASKERANFNKVFDRQFERLQTEVEDGIAMAKAEGERSGKKAALDYLATDALEARVAALQKAKIDELTVSSSAWMTRLVSQQILSEYVKSLEVEADKVVIPGQHSPVFSLDRDGNLSIDTPLLKVRGESLATQAELKTISLTPGPKGDAGADGVGIQSREQYYLVSAQKTGLTTTSTGWTKTIPSLTSTLKYLWNYEKTTFTNGSTTVTTPVVIGVYGDKGVDGKVGKDGKTLYTWRMYADSDKGDGISAVSTGKRYLGLAVNRESATPSTNPSDYTWSSFFEGTELGGRNYIDDYAMKATTFSSVTSEWKKEVVEDTSSVSGVTVKMTCTKAGTGGFHRNFYDLRSRIGANMTFSVDLKASKTVSLTIGNELSGTKVVQVSSSWQRYSVSWKVTSAQNHSYVFYLKSGTWAVGDVVYLRNVQLEDGNVASAPGPSLNDLIAQIDAKADNGFMKQQLDLLTEKTESLRVDLEAKALAKEVADWLKSYKEFEKNNEAVLAQFNQDFIDNTARIAAIEADLKANSLLLNFVNTYLRAGDNGVIIGKKDNSEYIELTPQGMMIKSAGNAVMTVTAGVIKIHHGVFVETLQVGYYRLEAARHNAKHLVCRFIDAK, from the coding sequence ATGCTTTACCTTCTTGATGGTCAAACAAAGACACCGAAGTGGAATGGCCAACCATTATTTGAAACGGTGAGTGCAACGGTAGAAGAGGAGTTGAATGGCACTTTTCAGCTCCGTTTAACTTATCCGATTACGGATTCAGGTGTCCATGAAACCCTTAGAGCAGATGAATTGATTTTGTGTCCAACTCCTGATTTGGGAAAGCAGCTCTTTCGTGTTAAGCAGGTAAATATTCAAGACGATATGATAGAGCTTGAGTGCTATCACATTTCTGATGATGTGATGAAGCGTCAGATTAAGCCCTTTTTTGCGACTAACACGACTTGTCAATCAGCCCTGATGAGGCTGGTTGAAGCTTGTCCATCTGATTTAGGACTTTTTAGCTTTGACAGTGATGTGACGGAGCGTCATACCTATGTGTCTGACGAAGACTTGACACTTTACCAAGCTCTAATGGATGGTAAACATTCCATCCTTGGAACCTGGGAAGGTGAGCTCGTTCGTGCTAACTTTCAGCTGACGATTAAGAAACACCGTGGCAACGATAAGGAAGTTATTCTCACAAGTCATCACAATCTGAAAGCTTTTGAGGATAAGGATAATTCTGAGAAGGTCATTACGCGCATCTATGCGACCTCAACCTTTCAGGCAGAAGGTAGTGATGAGGATACCGTTCTTTCTGTTGTTGTGGAAAGTCCCCTTATTACCCAATACCCTTATGTCCATGAAGCACGGTATGAGAATAACACGCTTCAGACAGAGGAAGAGTTGCGACAATGGGCAATGGCTAAATTCACACATGAGCACATCGACAGTATCTCCAGACAGCTAACTGTTGAAGCCTATCAGTTAGACGGTCAGGAAGTTCATCTGGGTGATACGGTTACTCTTAAAAGCCAGAAGCACAAGGTAGATGTTAAGAAAAAGGCAGTTAGTTATACCTTTGACGCTCTAGAAGAAGTGTACCTTTCAGTGACCTTTGATGATGAGGTTAGCTTTACGAGCTCTGGATCATCTGGGACCCATTCGCTAGCCAGTGCGGCAAAGACTATTCTTGATGTCAATCAATCAGTTACAGAACACCGAGCGTCTAAGGAGCGAGCAAACTTTAACAAGGTTTTTGACAGGCAGTTTGAGCGTCTTCAAACAGAAGTTGAAGATGGTATCGCTATGGCCAAAGCAGAAGGCGAGCGTTCTGGGAAGAAAGCTGCGCTTGATTATCTGGCAACAGATGCCCTTGAAGCACGAGTCGCAGCCCTTCAAAAAGCTAAGATTGATGAGTTAACCGTCTCTAGTTCAGCATGGATGACAAGGCTTGTCTCTCAACAGATTCTATCAGAGTATGTGAAGAGTTTAGAGGTGGAAGCTGATAAGGTGGTTATTCCAGGTCAGCACAGCCCAGTATTTAGTTTGGATAGGGATGGGAATCTTTCCATTGATACGCCACTTCTAAAGGTTAGAGGGGAAAGTTTAGCGACACAAGCTGAACTTAAAACCATCTCTTTAACTCCTGGACCAAAGGGTGATGCTGGAGCAGATGGGGTAGGTATTCAGTCAAGGGAGCAGTATTACTTAGTCTCTGCACAAAAGACTGGTCTTACGACAACAAGTACTGGTTGGACTAAAACGATTCCCTCTCTAACCTCAACCCTTAAGTATTTGTGGAATTATGAAAAAACCACGTTCACCAATGGCTCAACGACAGTCACAACGCCTGTTGTTATCGGTGTTTATGGGGACAAGGGTGTGGATGGAAAGGTTGGTAAGGACGGAAAGACCCTCTACACTTGGAGGATGTACGCAGATAGTGACAAGGGAGATGGGATTTCTGCCGTCTCAACGGGCAAACGTTACCTCGGACTAGCCGTCAACAGGGAGAGTGCAACGCCTTCAACTAACCCTAGTGACTATACCTGGTCGTCCTTTTTTGAAGGAACAGAACTCGGTGGGCGCAATTACATTGACGATTATGCCATGAAGGCTACGACCTTTTCATCAGTAACCTCTGAGTGGAAGAAGGAGGTGGTTGAGGATACGAGCTCTGTCAGTGGCGTGACTGTTAAGATGACCTGTACCAAAGCAGGTACTGGTGGCTTCCATCGGAACTTCTATGATTTAAGAAGTCGAATTGGTGCTAATATGACGTTTAGTGTGGACCTCAAGGCAAGTAAGACGGTTAGTCTTACCATCGGAAATGAACTGAGCGGGACTAAGGTTGTTCAAGTTAGTTCTAGCTGGCAGCGGTATTCGGTGTCTTGGAAGGTTACTAGTGCCCAGAATCATTCCTATGTCTTTTACCTGAAGTCAGGAACATGGGCGGTGGGAGATGTGGTTTATCTTCGAAATGTTCAACTAGAAGATGGAAACGTTGCTTCAGCTCCAGGACCGTCTTTGAACGATCTGATCGCCCAGATTGATGCCAAGGCAGATAATGGCTTCATGAAGCAACAATTAGACCTTCTAACCGAAAAGACAGAATCTCTCCGAGTGGACCTTGAAGCGAAAGCGTTGGCAAAAGAAGTGGCCGATTGGCTCAAGTCTTATAAAGAATTTGAGAAAAATAATGAAGCTGTCCTTGCGCAATTTAATCAAGACTTTATTGATAATACGGCTCGTATCGCAGCGATTGAAGCTGATCTTAAAGCCAACAGTCTCTTGCTTAACTTTGTCAATACCTATCTGAGAGCTGGTGACAATGGGGTTATTATCGGTAAGAAGGATAACTCTGAGTATATCGAATTAACCCCACAAGGGATGATGATTAAGTCAGCTGGGAATGCCGTCATGACTGTCACAGCTGGTGTGATTAAAATTCATCATGGGGTCTTTGTGGAGACCTTACAGGTTGGATATTACCGACTAGAAGCTGCAAGGCATAATGCCAAGCATCTGGTTTGTCGTTTTATTGATGCCAAGTAG